The region TGCCCGGCGCCGTCCGGGCGTCCGGCGCGTCGGCGTCGGCCCGTACCGCTGACGCGCTGCTGGGCGCCGTGGACACCGCCGTAGGCGCCCTCGGTGAGGGCCATGAACGGGCGCAGCGCCTGGCGGTGCGGCAGGAGGAGGCGGCGCGGCGGGAGTTCGTGGACGACCTGCTCTACGGGCGCAGCGACTTGGGGCGGTTGGCCGAGCGGGCGGAACGGTTCGGGCTGCGGCTGGCACGGAGTCACGCGGTGGCGGTCGTCGAGGGGGAGGAGCCGTACGACGATGTGCATCCGGTCGTGCGGCGGGTCGAGCGGGAGCTGATCGCCCGCTTCGGTGAGCACGATGTGCTGCTGACCACGAAGGAAGGCCGGCTGGTGTGCGTCGCGGCCGGCGAGGAGCGTGAGCGGGCGATCCTGGACGCCTTCACGAACCGGGTGCGTGAACCCGGCAGTGGGCACACGGGCGCACGGTGGGTGGCCATCGGCCGTGAGCACCCAGGGGCCGGTGGCGTGGTGAGCAGTTATGAGGAGGCCCTGGGTGCCCTGGAGCTCGCCGACCGTCTGGGTCTGCCCGGTCCTGTTCTGCGCGCCGCCGACCTGTTGGTCTTTCCGGTGCTCCGGCGCGACCGGGCCGCCATGACCGACCTGGTGCGCACGGTGCTCGGCCCGCTCACGCGGGCCCGGGGCGGGGCCGGGCCCCTTCTGGAGACGCTCAGCGCGTGCGCGGCGGCGGGGTATGTCAACGCCGAGGCGGCGCGGCGGCTGAACATCGGTGTCCGCACGCTCTCCTACCGGCTGGAGCGCATCAAGACCCTGACCGGTTACGACCCGGGCGATGCCCTGCAGCGCTTCACCTTGGAGACGGCGGCCATGGGGGCCCGGCTGCTGGGGTGGCCGGGGAGCCCGTTGTAGGCGTGGCCTGCCCATGCGGTTCCGGTGCTACCAGGCCGTCAGGAAGGCGTAAAGATTGCCGGGATCCGGCAATGTGCGGTTCGTGGCCTCGGTGTCACGATGTGCCCGGCACCAAGACGGGGGAATCGGGGGAGGCGCTGTGGCTGAGTGTCCGCGGACCGCGCCGGAGCGTCCGGCGGTCCTGTCCGGCCTGACGCTCCTCGTCGTGGCCGGGTACCGGCTGGTGGCGCAGATCGGCGGGGCCGGCGGCGGGGCTCACGGGGGAGACGGAGTCCGCGCCGGCACCGCCGGCACACGGCGCACCGCCGTGGCCGTGACCGGAATCGCGCTGGCTGCCTGGTGCGTGGCGCTCGCCGGGGACGCGTTGACGGATTGGCACTGGCTGCGCGTCGCCGTGCTGCCGGCCGTGGCGGGAGCGGCCTGGGCGGGTGTCGGGCTGCAGCGTCGGCTGACCCACCGCCTCCTCCCGCCCGCCGGGCCGCTCGATCGCCCTCGGCCCGGCGTCGATCGCGTCGTGTCCCGGATGTGACCCGTACAACCACCCTCGTTGCGCAGGGTCAAAGGGCCTGTCCTGGCCGTGCCCTGCCCCGGTGGCAGCGGCACGGCGACGCCCTTGGGAGGGTTCATTGGCTCAAGAAAGCGATCCATCCGAGGGCGTATCCGTAGTCCGTGGCGAGCGCGTCCAGGCCGATGCGGATCAGATGGCGATGCGGCTCGTCCACTGGGCAACCGCGTTCGTGGCGCCCGGTTCGCGGAGTTCGGGAAAGCGGGCCTCGCATGCCGTCTTGACCGGGACGGGGAGGAACAGGTTGCGCCACACCTTCCGCAAGGACATCGCGTTGAGATATGCGTTGAGGTCGTCGCGCGTCTGGGCCTCGCGGATGACCCGCTCGTACATCAGCCGGAAGTCGGCCTCGTCGGCCAGGTCGTAGACGTAGCGAGGTCCCCAGTCGATGTGGCGCGGCAGCGTGCTGCCGCCGACCGTCGGCCCGCTGAGCTCGTCGAGCGACTCCGGCAGTACGTACGGCTTCGCCGCTGCATACCCGCTCATGGATCCAGCATTCCTGATGGGGACCGGCGAGCGCATCGGCAGTGCGGATCGGCGGACGGGGAGTGAACGTGACCGCCGGACACGCGCGACAGCTATCTGGCACGCAACGGGCACGGTCTGACAGACAACGAACGACTGTCCCATTCTGTGACACCTCGCCGCCCTGCCTGCTTGTGCGCCCCTCGGTCATACGGTGGTTCGCACCGGACCAGCGACCGTCGGCTACCGCGCAGCGGCTTTGTCAGACGGCCTTGACGACGGTGCCGGTGGCTTCGAGGGTGGCCACTTCGTCGGCAGGTGCGGTGGTGTCGGTGACGAGGGTGTGCAGGTGCGTGGAGGGGCCGACGTAGGCGTAGGCGGTGCGGCCGAGTTTGCTGCCGTCCGCCGCGACGATGATGCGGCGCGATGAGGTGATGCCCGCCTTCTTCACCGCCGCGTCGTCGAGGTCGTAGGCGGTCAGGCCTTCGGCTGCGCTCAGGCCGCAGCAGCCGACGACCGCGGTGTCGAAACGCAGCGCCGAGAGGGAAGCGAGCGTGAGGGGGCCGGTCAGGGCTCC is a window of Streptomyces violaceusniger Tu 4113 DNA encoding:
- a CDS encoding PucR family transcriptional regulator, which translates into the protein MRQPRVPDDFLGGYERMLTDVAETGRLLLRPELDELRDLGERAAEAGYGLGPLIGLYLGETRRLWGSLPGAVRASGASASARTADALLGAVDTAVGALGEGHERAQRLAVRQEEAARREFVDDLLYGRSDLGRLAERAERFGLRLARSHAVAVVEGEEPYDDVHPVVRRVERELIARFGEHDVLLTTKEGRLVCVAAGEERERAILDAFTNRVREPGSGHTGARWVAIGREHPGAGGVVSSYEEALGALELADRLGLPGPVLRAADLLVFPVLRRDRAAMTDLVRTVLGPLTRARGGAGPLLETLSACAAAGYVNAEAARRLNIGVRTLSYRLERIKTLTGYDPGDALQRFTLETAAMGARLLGWPGSPL